The sequence CAAATCCGATGCCGAAGAAGACTGCATAAATGACCAGGCCGGAATATCCAGACGCTAATGGGCACAAAAGGTGGCACACGCCAGTGAACGTGACGGCAAAGCTGAAGAAGTATTGGATCCGAGGCCTTATGCAGCTGGTGTTGCCTATGAGACCGGTGGCCGGCCGGACAAACATGTCTACCAGAGCAAAAATAGAGAGCAAGAAAGCAGCGGAATATTCATCAATCCCAATATCTCTGGCGTAAGGAGCCAGAAAAACCACCGGCGCAAAAAAGCCCAAAAACATGACAACATTACCGACGAGGTAAATGAGGAAGCCCCGGTGTTTGAAAAGAGAGACATCTATGAATTTTTGCAGGCAGCCCCCACGCTCGCTCTCTTTTTGGGTTTCTTGGGTCAGACGGTTATCCGGTGGCGTGCCGGTGTCGGCGACAGCGCCTTCCTCAGCGGCTGCCCTGTTCGACGCCGGGGAATCCGACTGTGGTTCGCGTTGGGGGTGTTTGTTGACGGGTCTCATCAGAGATCCAGCCACGCAGCAGTTCAGAAGAATGGCTCCGAGGATGAGGAAGCTCCCCCTCCAGCCGAAGGAGTCCAACAGAAGCTGGTTGAGAGGAGCCAGGGTGAACAGAAGGACTGGACTTCCTGCCATCGCCAGGCCGTTCGCCAGGGGCCGCTTGACGTGGAAGTAGGTGCCGATGATCGTCAGGGCTGGCTGGAGGTTGAAGGCAAGGCCAAAACCTGTTAGAGGATGGAACGGGCAATTATCGCCACCACGAATCATGAATTATTACATGGCTCATATGAATATAAAGCAAGACCTGTGAAGCCGATGTTTCGGGATAGTCCAAATTTAAAGAAGAACATTGAAGCTTAAGGAAATACTAGAAACATTTGGACTTGCAGCTTCAGGCCTTTTTCCATCAGCAGCACCTTTAATAGGAAGATTTGTTAAAATGACATTGTCATGAAAAGCAATTCTTAATTTTGGATTTATTATGACCGTTAAAACAAGCATGTCCATGCCAGATATATGCGCTCTGTAACAAAAGGATAAGAATTCAATAAGGTATTGATCGGTAGGTTTGATTCCTGTGCAGCAGCAGGGGAATGACATTTGCTGGATCACGCGTTGTTTACTCGCTGTTGCTGGAGCGATCATGTGGTTGGGCTCAGAATAATGCCcacagcaaaaacattttcaaacacCGTGCCTGGAGTAAATACTTTCACTTTAGATTCTCTACGGCCACACAGAGGCAGAAACGATGCCATTGGCCCAGGGTTGTTAATCAAAAAACTCCCCTTGTATGCACAGCAACCCTGCTGTTAATAAGTCCCAGCAAGAAATGATGAAGCCGAACTCACaaaccagcagcagcggcaTAGAACACACTCAAAGCCTGATTTACCTCCAATGACTCCAACGCAGAGATACAGATGCATGATAGTGCTGCCAAAAGAAGCAAGCACCATGCCGGCGCTAACCATGACCCCGCCGACCATAACCACCGGTCTGCTGCCATAGCGATTCACAAGTATGCTGCTCACGGGCCCTGCAGAAGCGAGAGGAGAAAGCTCACTTATTCTATTCAGCCCTCTCTTAAAGGAGGGCTGAGAGAACAGCGGCTGTTATCGGCCACCGACCTGCTGCGTACATGGAAGCCAGCATGACCGAGGAAACCCAGGCGGTCTGGCTGTAGGAGACGGAAAAATACTTCTGGATTTCCTTGAAGTAGATGGTGAGAGACTTCGGGAAGGCGTAGGAGAATCCTATGGAGATGAAGGAGCCCAAGACGACGGCCCAGCCCCAGCCGCCGTCCGGCGGAGTGTATCCCAGTTTAGTCGCTGTCGGAGGGGCCATGTTCCTTTTCACCGTCTGGATAGTGGGgtgagattttaaaaaaaacaaaaagagtcTGAAAGGACATTTCAGAGCCAAGTACACACATTCTTCAGCTACGTGTCACAAGGGCGATCCTCTGCGCGATCCTCTAAAGCATGCTGCCCAGGCTATGAACTTTGGCGTTGTACcaggctgcagcccccccccccccccctccccgcaccCCCCCTTGAGGAAAAGCAGTGCTCTGAGGTCTTTGATCTCATCACGCATGCTTGCACAGTAAATGCAActgaccaaacacacacaaaaaaaagccgtGATCCTCTCAAAGGTCTTATAGGGATACACGCTGCAGGAGAGGTGCATCAGGCGCCAGGCAAGGAGGAGATGTATAAaaggaattttaaaaaaaaccacgTGTAATGAAAATTCTATACAATCAGTCATCCGATCAGTTTCACAGGAGAGAACCCGTTTGAGGATAAAATAACAaaggtgtgtctgtttttgctAGAAATAGAGACTATAGGCTGACACTCAAACAATACTAGGAAGCGGTGTGTTTGGAGAGCCCCTGGAGGAGCGCACTTCCCGCATGCACTTATGTGTGTTCACACATACAGCTGCATTCTGGGATGGGATGGGACCGCCCCCTCACAATTTCAAAGGTAGAAATGTTTTGTTAGCATTCAGCGACAACGTATCCCTCGAGTCCCATCCGCCGATCAGAGTCTCTTtgggttttgtgtttgttgaaccccaaaaaaacaaaaacaagaaggtTCTTTTATCTTCAGATGAATTGTTCTAATTGAATAAGGGCTACTGCGGAGACGCATTTGGTTCAGAGCGTGAACAGTAGGGATGGTGAAaaacgcttaaaaaaaaaaaaaacatttagaaatgcATCCTTAATAAATGAGGACGAGCTCAAATATTACTgaccatcaaaataaaaaaaaatattcaacaagTAAAAGATGATGCAGGTTTAAATAAGATCAGAATTAGAAGTATAGAAAGGAATTCAAATCAGAGTCACatttacaaatgcaaatgaTTGGCACGAGACGATGagcatgtaatttatttaacttgCGTTCTCCTGAAGCTGGCAGTTCATCCTAACTTCTGTAACTCTAATATGCTCAAGGCCTTTTGGTTTGGCCCAGTGTGAGAAactctctttcctctctttaGAACTGGCTGCACGTCTGCTGGACTTGTACACACTGGGTTTAGCtcacagaacaaaacaaaagtatttaGTAATCGGAGGCACGATGGCCTTGAATCTCGCACTTGATCGCCGATCGACCCACATCTGTGCCCAATTCCTGGTGTGAACATTCTCAGCAGGCTAATCAGAAACTCCATGAAGCACTCATGACAGGTTGCGTAAACTGCTGCATAATTCAGATGTGTCACCTCAGGAATTTTTCtgcttactttattttattttttgttgcattAATTACAtctttgtatattttttttagcatataTTAAATCTAAGTCCAAAAGAACCAAAGAAAAATGGATATTACATTGCAGAAATGAcccaaacaaattaaaaaatatacatagTGGTGAGgtttttaatcactttaatgtgcatttgtattttattttttttatttctgccacTGCTAGACAATAAGCTGAGAAGATATGATAAATATAATATCTGacgttttaaaagaaaaagctttCATAAAGACCTAATCTGTAAAAGTTTGTCTTTAAAGATTCCTTGGAAAACCTTCCTTGGAATAAAGCACAAGAGTGAGACCTCTTCGTGGAAACGCAGCTCAAGACACGCAGTTTTGCGGCCAGATGCTGAAACTAAACTGAGGCTTGTTTAAATATGATCTAACATTCTCGTGGGGAAATACGTCAACGCATTAGAAGTCGTGCGTGCGTGGCCTCCGCCTGACAAGCGCTTGTGTAACACGTAAAACTCgagcttccttttttttcccctgcatcACAGAGAAGTTAGGTAACGACCTCAGTTCTGCTTTTAGCTGGGGTGAGTTCAAGCATTGAGAAATGTTGTCCAATGCCAGGTCCCCGCTTGACCTCTGGCTTGGTTCGAACGCCGACATGCGTAAATTCAAGGCTGCCTTTAACGGCGACTCCCTGCGGGCATGAACGCCGGAATAAAAGTTCCGAATCTTCCGATATTAGGGTAAGCCAAGCCGTGTGTATGTTTTGTGCGTTTTAATTCATCGTTTATAAACTGCAGCCACTAAATGGGGAAGATTTGCATCTTTTGCGCAAAACCGGTAAGCGCGCACAGAGGGTGTTGCGTTCACGTGACGTCGGAAAGTATAAACTCACAGGGTCAAACTTGAGCGCGTGGTCCGATTGACCGATATAAACACAATTGCCTATTGATATGACCACCGCTGTTTGCGGGCCAGTCACGTGAACGCGCGTCTTCAGAGGTATAAACGCGTCGCAGCGTCACAGCCGGCGGTCAAGAAACGCGCTCCGCTAAGTCTCCCAAAGATCCTTGCTTTTGAGAGGGACTGCCACTCTGCCGTCGCGATAAATATACAGCAATTTGGCTATAATAAACCAATCGATCGCTTTTACGACGAATAATTTGAATAACCCTCATTCCGTAAACAGCTCGCTCATGTGCTAGTTTAGCTGCGGCAATGCTAACTTTaaacagggggaaaaaaaacaccaaaaactTTCAAGTCAACATAAAGTTTTCAAGTTGTCAGTAATAGAACTTTGTCACCTTTTAATGTCCTGAAACGGGACCACCATCGGGGTGAAACGGAGGGCCGGTCCGGAGCTCACCCGCAAGCTTTAACCGGATCAGCAGCAAACGTGGCGATGACTGCTGTCAGAGAGGCTGTCCCAGATCCCAGACCAGCTTTAAATGCCAGCAATGCCTTACCATAAAAGGATGATTTTTACCTACTGCATAATTCTGTAATTCTCAGTGTATAAAGGTTAGGACTTTTCAGAATTTACACTTCTGTTCTGTGCAACAAATAAACGTATCATCAGGTTATTTGCCCTTGGCTTTCAAGTCAAATATTAGACAAATGCTAATAAGTATGGGAGGACAGATGTCATTTTAATATCTCGCATTAATTTCAGTGGCGTTTGTGCATCTGTGGAGGGGATGAAATATCTGCATGAAACGTAAAACAGCTGGGTAGAATTCAATGAAATGTCACatatatttacaaatatttgtatttcaatattaaataaacttgtttttaaaaaaaatgtaagccaCTTTATTAGCACAAAGTCATTTTCTCAGGCTAAATGTGTGTCCAGCTACGGTACACACATTTAGTAGTTTCTTCAAAGAATTTGATTAGTACCACCATAATCGTGAGTTAGTATTAATAACATATGATTTTAGTTCTCATTATTTTTCAATTCCACAGTATTTGAAATTGTCCTACATTACTGATGTATTTGTACGCATCAAGTAAATACCGATATGGCTCAGTTTTAAGACAGCTGGGTCATAAAAGTATTGGAGTGTGATTCCCTCATAAAGACATTAAATAGCTTATGAGTGCATTGAACATCTTCCAGCTTTGGTTCTAATCATTTTTTCCCCTGTGAGCAAGAATGGGTGAAAGAGAAAACTTTAGACCgctgtgtgtgaaagagatcCGATTCCTTCATCTTCTGCAGAGAAACGAGCCTGCGAAGCCTGTCGAAATAGATTTTATTGACATCTCTCTGCCAGACTATAACGGAGAGAAACACGAAGGCATCATCTATTCTATGAGATGGCCATGGGGGAAATGCATGTGattgatgaggaagatgagatgagatgcatAATTCTGCATTCTGGTGACAATCCTTGAGAAGTAATGTTCTGTGTAGACTGAAGCAGTCCTACACAGTCCCAGTTGATTAGCATCTCGTCTCATTGCAGGTGCATATCGGGATCCCAGCATTTGCTGTCATGTACGCTGCAGTGGGCCTGGGCTGGCGGggtcgctccccccccccccccccccccgtcagaccATTCATGGACAAATCGTATGTCATCTTTGCAAGAAATTGCTTGGAAGTGGACTGGACGTGAGGAGAAATGTagcacaggaagctgcaggaaaacacCTTGATGTGCGTGTGTTCAATTAATGGGTTAATTGCTGGATGACTGCCATTAGCACAGGTTTTTCCTGTTGGACCATGTTATTTCATGCATGTCAGTAAACAGTCTGACTATTGGTCTACTTGAAGCAAACCCTATAGACCGCCTGATGAAATGTGCATCCTTGTTCATTTGGCTTAGTTCAAACaatgaacatttatttgactTAAAGGAAATTACAGCAAGAAAAGTTTGCTATAGTGAAATTAAAGTGCAAGTTTTCAACCTTCAGGAAATGAGCAGCTGAAATGGGTTCATTTGTTATTTCTCATGTTAACAAAGAAATACAAccccaaaaaatatttaaaagaaaacagtaTAGGATTAGTGAGACGTTTTTTAAAGATGACATGAAGAGACCGGAGAAAGTCTGTGCCGAGCAACAAAAGATGGAGGGTAAGGGTCTGCTGtgtatgatgatgtcataccagGACAAATTTATAGTACAGAGAAAATCCCTGAACCTAAATCCAGTCAGTTTCCTGGCGACACCcagagttaaaaataaaataaaataaaaagcaggcaGAGAATCAGAGTGATAGAAGCTGCCACTAGATGCCATTGTAAGGCTAAAATGATCCACCTTGAGACTTGTGTGGCAATCAAAATGAAACGGATCATGACGAACAGATTGAGTCAGGGTTGACTTGTCTACTAAAGGCCGTGGATGTAAACAGGAATTAtgaattaagattttttttgtaatattgTGTTGAATATTTTCTTAACATTTCTCAAGGAATAAAGCTTGGATGCAAATATAATCAggcatattttttttgtgacagaATTTGGATTAACCTTTTTAATAGATGGCTGTTAAAAATCCTGTCACGATGAGTCAGACGTTTGATTATTATTGAATTAAAGGGGAGTGTTGCGTCTGAggggggcagcacggtggtatattggttagcgctgtcgcctcacagcaagaaggtaccaggttcgaATCCTTTTTTCTGTATTGCTTTGGTTTAAGCGGCTAAGATTAGATTAccctgaaatcccccccccccttgcctcaCTAATTTTAGATGTCCCCAGCCCTCCACTCAACACTGACAACACATGACCTTAAGCCTGTGTGGACTCCCCAAGCATTGGTCACACTTGCAACACGTAGCCCAGCTCAGCCAATGAGATCAAAGCACCGAGAGGGCGGGGAGAGATTGCAGTGTTGTATTGAATATCAAAACACAGATGGAAAAGTGCTTCTGAAATTCTGTCAAAACGGCTTTACTGGATTTcaaaggagaggaaaaatgTTGAAGAGGCATTGTGAAGAAAGAAGACCTCAGTGTTGTGTTCAAGGTAAATCTCTGGGGAACGCTTTCACAGATGTTTGCTGTCAAGGTTACAGAGGCTTTCAGGAACTCCGGTCCACGACCTTCCCTCGCTGAAGTTGAGAACAGCCACAGTCAGACTACTCAAGATAAACGTGTTGTTGTGAAGACGCAggagaaaatgtttgtgttatttcacattGTCCTACTCGTATTTACCAAAAACAATACAATAGACTCTCCAAGGgcagctctctctctgttctaGTATTTCTGTTACACTTCTGTCACCTATTGGCAGAATGCAGTTAATTCCCAGCCAAGCGTTTTGCTATGGGGTGTCTCATTGCGTTCACGTGACAGACGCGGTGATTCGGAAACTTTGGAAGGTCAAGGCTGTTGAACAATGTGTGTCCACCTGTTTTTAGAGGTGACAGCGTCCCTGTGCTGCAGACAGGCAGAGGACACGATATACCAGATATGTACTAGATGCGTATTCCTATTGTTTTAGGGGTTTTTAATCATGTCAAATACATACATTAGCCATGTAAGCAGCAGTCACTGTTTCCAGAAAATCCTTCTTCATGAGTTTAGTGACAACGCTACAGCTTTTGGGTAGATTTCCAAGAATTGTATTGATTATAATAacttcattcctcttttctttctccttgtagaattattttttgcatGGCAATTAGCTGCTAACATACCAGTCAAATAGTAGTCTTTATCTTTGAGCATATAAGCATACAGATATCTCCTAGCATGGATTTGTCTAATGCTTTTGTATTGTTCTAGCTTCCAGTTGAGATGCTGCCATGGCCCCTAAATCAATGACAGCTCAAGAGTGACACTCGGGCTTTGATCGATTACTCCTCGGGGCAAAAATGGGTCGCTACCTCACTGAACTTGTGTTCAGCTTTTGTGAATAAGAGTTTACCGTCTTACTGCAAGGTAAGGTACCTGATGAGCCTCCTGAGGAAGTGTCCTTCTCTGGCTAAGGCACAGCGCCGCCTGGACGTCCACAGAAGCTCGCTGCTGCCGCCTCCTCTGCCCTCCAGATTAACGAAAAACCCTCATTTGAAACATTTGCACCACCTTGACATAAGTTCTACATCTTATATCCAGTCTGTGCGCTTTTGCTCAGCTTCCGAAACGAATGTGTTCAAAGCCGAAGCTCCAATCGGGATCTTTGAGGACATTCCGGCCGCCAGTTCCAACTTCAGTTCACTGAGAGGACACGTCGGGCAATCATTAAATCGACTCTCCAGacatattaacatttatttcaagAGGAAGGATTTCGTAACTCAAGCTGAAAGCGCTTGTCTTGTCGCAACTCCAGTTAGGTCGCAGAGGCGAAGCCAAAGCCAACAGGCAGCCGGAGAGCAAAGGATATCTGAAGGCAAAGGTGCAATGCAGACCTTAAAATTCACAGATAAGGCCAGAGAGCCACTGGAAACAAGTCCGTCATCACAGGGACATTTTGGGCTGCAACTATTTCACGTCAGCTCACTGGTGACAACATTCGGCGAGAGTTACAGCTACGTTGCTAATCACATTAACTCGGTCTTCTCCCGCAACTTTGCAAAAGTTCCCCTGCAGGAGGATTTGGAAAGAACGTCCGCCGCCACAAGGActcggaggaggaagaagagacaaagacaacgCACTCAGGTGGAATCCGATCATATCTCCAGCTACCTTCACTTTGCCAGACACATCAATAAATACTTTGGTGCGAAGGTTGGAGTCGATCAAGAGCAGCATAGTGTGGAGCAGAATCCTAAAAACCAGAGTTTAACACAAGCTACCTCACAAAGTCAAGGTGCCGTGTCACAACAGAAGGAAGAAAGAGCAACCGCCCCTGAATACGGAGGCCTTTTCCACAGCAGCCGTGACGCCGCTGACTTCGGAGGGAACTATTTCCAAACAGCCAGTCACATCAATCGGTATTTCAATGGGCAAAGCGGATTGGATGAGGATATTGATGAGGTAGACGCGGAAGCTGGATTTGCTACCTCTGAGCGGTCCCTGTCCTTCATGGACTGCCTTCATCACCCTACGAGCATCATCCCTGACTTCCTGGGTGCTTATTTAAAGATGGGCCCCTCGACCCTGGCCGTTGAACCCAAAGGTCACGCGACATCGCCTGAAGCGCTGTTCAATAAAAAGGTGAGTCGAGGTTGAGTGTCAAGAAAATGAGGACCCTGACATCAAATGTAATCACAATAAAGTGGCCCATGCTGATTGCTGACTCATTTTCTGATTGGCCGGTAttgataggattcaaacccggtgccttcctgctgtgaggtgacagcgctaaccactacaccaccgtgcgccccccccccccagctttatCATTGCTCCaacttttgtctttgtgtttactCTGTGGGATTCGTATTCGAGCCCTCGAGCGCCACACCCTCAACCAACACGATTAGCTTGTGTGATTAGAATATGTTGCTTGTTCAAACTGCGCCGACTTTAACACAACATTTCCCCGGCAACACAACAAATGTGGCAAAGATCGGATGAACACTTTGAGATATGcaaaggagagacagacagaatcCTTCCCTTATTTTGCCCAAAACCACCTGCAGTCCACCGGCGTTGTTTGATCACGTGACATTAAATCCATGCAACCGTTTAAAAGTCGTTCccggttgtgtgttttttcagttTGTCTTGAGCCCTCGgcgagcggaggaggaggcacgGGGATTGATGGGCGGCCTGGCTCAGGCTTCATCTCCAGAAGCTGTGACTGCCTGCGTGGAGGCTCTCAACCAACATCTCATTTCTTACCCATCATGCAAAGCTGTAATGTGGCAGGTGTGTTGGAAGCCAAGCAATCGTATTCACAAACGTTCAATGAAACCGGTTTGGGCTGAGTTGATGTTTGCGCCTCCAGGAGAAAACCGCAGTCACGTTGTTGAGAAAGCGACAAAGTCACGGAGAAAACCAGGCGCTTCAGAGCGCGGTCAGAGAAACCTTGGCCCTGATTGGCTACGTCGATCCGGTCAGAGGTCGCGGCATTAGAGTGCTGTCCATCGATGGCGGCGGCACGAGGTAACTGTAAGAAATTTGGGCAAGGAATAATGGTCTCTGAGCACCTACTTCGAACAGAACCTAAACTGGACCGTATCTCTCAATTCATTATAAAGTGATTATGTCGAAAAGCTGCACGAACATTTTCCTTCTCATGAGTGTCCACGTTTCTTCAGTCGTtcatcttttttgtcttttcttttacacACTTCCAGAGGCGTGGTGCCTTTGCAGATGTTGAAGCTGCTGGAAGCCGAGACGGGCAAGAAGATCCACCAGCTATTCGACTACATCTGCGGCGTGAGCACAGGTGACGAACACCAGAACTGAAATGGACTTAAAAATGCCAGCCTGATATCGTCACGTTCTCGCGCCTCACTCCTTCGTACCTCTGCGTGTGTTCTTGTCCGGAAGGCGCTGTTCTGGCTTTCATGCTGGGCTTGGTCCACTTTTCTCTCGAGGAGTGTGCTGACATGTACCGACGTTTTGGCTCTGAAGTGTTTCGGCAGAACCCGCTGGTCGGCACCGTGAGGATGGGCTGGAGTCACTCTTACTATAACACTGAGACCTGGGAGAAAATACTACAGTATGCACAGACACATGCAACGCAATATAAATGCTAATAAGACTTAAATACAATGTAGTTTATCAAAACTGTCTTATGTTTTCCTGCTTTGGTCTCATTGAGGGAAAAGCTGGGACATAAATTACTTATTAAAACAGCCGGGGACGCGTCGAGTCCAAAGGTGAGTTGATTCATGGCGTCTGCTTGAGGTTCGCGTCCCAGATAATACACCGTTGTGTTTCTCAAAGCATTAAAATttaattttccatttcattcattttcaggtCTCAGCAGTCAGCACGGTGGTAAACTGGGGTTCGGGTCCGAAGGCCTTCGTCTTCCGCAACTACAACCACCAACCGGGTTCTCTCAGCCGCTATGCGGGGGGGTCGGGCTTCCAGATGTGGGAGGCAGTGCGAGCATCGTCAGCCGCCCCCGGATACTTCCAGGAGTTCCCCTTACAAAGTGACATTCACCAGGTACGAACCTGGCTCAAGTCAAAACGACCTTAATCCAGATGTGCAAGTGAGTGGAATAATGACATGATGCCAGTTAGAATGTTGAAACAGCATGTGCATgtacatcttgtgcacattccccctctgtgacatcacagggaggaaggtttctgccagacgcgtttcagtaggtgattacagaactacacaaattTATTTCGCTGATTTTGGGTTCATAATCATCCAAACCCTCCAttatagtgtagaaacatgagaaaagtgacattttcataatatgggaccgtTAAGATTTATTCTTCCATCTTTGTAGGACGGGGGAATTATCCTGAACAATCCCTGTGCCTTGGCTGTTCACGAGAGCCGTCTATTGTGGCCCAATCAGCCCTTCCAGTGCGTGCTGTCTCTCGGCACTGGTCGCCATGACAATGCTAAGCGTGTCCCCATCACCTCCACCAGCCTGAAGGCCAAGATAGGTAACCTGATCTACAGCGCTACCGATACCGAAGGGGTCCACACCCTTCTGGACGACCTGCTGGCTCCGGATGTCTACTTCCGCTTCAACCCCTTGTTGAGCGTATCGGTGTCTCTGGATGAGAGCCGACCGGAGGCTCTGGACCAGCTGCAGAAGGACACCCGGAGCTACCTGGAGAGAAATGGGCCCAAAGTGGCGAGGTTGTGTTTGGTGCTCGGAGCGGAACGCTCGGCCATCAGCAGGACTAGAGACTGGATGAGTGAGCGGGCCTGGGTGATGAGGCAGAGATGGGTGCGAGTCGGCTAATGATCGCACATGAATCCCCGAGCGTAACGCTCCGCCTACAGGAAATTGTGACGACGCATCGTTCTCCGTGTCTCACGCATGTCATGGTGTTTGACGATTTCTCGACATGCACAGAACAAATATGTTCTACGATGTGTAGAAATGTCGACTTTAATGCTACAATCCTTCtagcatattatattattgtgaAGTATTTATTTGGATTAAATTCAGAGCATATAAAAGTGACTTTTCTTGTAATTGAAaacttttgtttctctgtgatttgttttatcagctcaataaataaaatatcctgGTCTTGGTAAACAATAAGACTTTATCAATGAGCTAGACGCCATCTAATAACATGAATGCGATGGTTGACCCCCCCTTTGGAATCTGCGTCCTCCCTGTCCACAATAGACACCCTTTGTTTCAGACAGAATCTCATTGTGTGAGACAGTGTGTGTTGGTGCCAGCCGGAGTGAAGATACAACATcagtaacaccccccccccccccccccccccacagcacacacacaaaaacaaaacctgaaaTGATTTGATCCTGTCGTTAATTGTTGCTAAATGGGAGCTGAATGAAAGCTGAACCTAATCGAGGGACGAGTTAATGACGTGTCGTTTCTGTTTAACTCCGGTGGAGATGatgtcatatttatttgttgattcCACAGTGGATTTATTCTGACAGGCTGTCAGGCCCTGTTTGGCTTTCGGTGCGACCCAACCGTCCCGTCGGGCTTCTGTTATCTTTCTCCTCATTTACTTGGAGATGATGTGAATCTACCATactgaagatgagatgagatgagatgagatgagaggaagGAATCCACTTCCACTGCATCACGGGGGGGTGCAAGAAAACACCTTTCCAAGGTAGGACTGCTGAGACGCTAACGGTAGCAGTGCTCCAGCATATGAAGACACTCCTCTagtcctcctccttcttcttcttcttcttcttcttcctccacgaTAGCAATGGAAGTCAGGGTTTTAATGATGTCATAGTCCAAGTGAAGCAGTGGGATGGGTCTAAACCTGCATCAGCAAGTTTGTATGAGATGTCCGGCATGAATTTATGTCAGTGTTTCAGCGGCATTCCACTTTCTGAATTATTTATTAGAGTCGGTGTAATGCTATGAGCTGAATCATGTGAAGCGGTTCACACATATTACACTTATAATCATTCTGACGAATCAAACGAAtcaaactacttctgattctgattctgattctgatcagacCCTCTTGATCCATCACACCTTGTTCCAGAGGAACTCATTGTGCGTGACGATGAATCctttttgactttgactttcCTCTAGCACCACCGTGGGGTCAGCATTAGAGGCTGAAGCAAAAATGTCTCAGCAGCTCTTTGTAGAATTGTTA is a genomic window of Brachionichthys hirsutus isolate HB-005 chromosome 2, CSIRO-AGI_Bhir_v1, whole genome shotgun sequence containing:
- the LOC137901384 gene encoding calcium-independent phospholipase A2-gamma-like codes for the protein MSLLRKCPSLAKAQRRLDVHRSSLLPPPLPSRLTKNPHLKHLHHLDISSTSYIQSVRFCSASETNVFKAEAPIGIFEDIPAASSNFSSLRGHVGQSLNRLSRHINIYFKRKDFVTQAESACLVATPVRSQRRSQSQQAAGEQRISEGKGAMQTLKFTDKAREPLETSPSSQGHFGLQLFHVSSLVTTFGESYSYVANHINSVFSRNFAKVPLQEDLERTSAATRTRRRKKRQRQRTQVESDHISSYLHFARHINKYFGAKVGVDQEQHSVEQNPKNQSLTQATSQSQGAVSQQKEERATAPEYGGLFHSSRDAADFGGNYFQTASHINRYFNGQSGLDEDIDEVDAEAGFATSERSLSFMDCLHHPTSIIPDFLGAYLKMGPSTLAVEPKGHATSPEALFNKKFVLSPRRAEEEARGLMGGLAQASSPEAVTACVEALNQHLISYPSCKAVMWQEKTAVTLLRKRQSHGENQALQSAVRETLALIGYVDPVRGRGIRVLSIDGGGTRGVVPLQMLKLLEAETGKKIHQLFDYICGVSTGAVLAFMLGLVHFSLEECADMYRRFGSEVFRQNPLVGTVRMGWSHSYYNTETWEKILQEKLGHKLLIKTAGDASSPKVSAVSTVVNWGSGPKAFVFRNYNHQPGSLSRYAGGSGFQMWEAVRASSAAPGYFQEFPLQSDIHQDGGIILNNPCALAVHESRLLWPNQPFQCVLSLGTGRHDNAKRVPITSTSLKAKIGNLIYSATDTEGVHTLLDDLLAPDVYFRFNPLLSVSVSLDESRPEALDQLQKDTRSYLERNGPKVARLCLVLGAERSAISRTRDWMSERAWVMRQRWVRVG
- the slc16a7 gene encoding monocarboxylate transporter 2 — its product is MAPPTATKLGYTPPDGGWGWAVVLGSFISIGFSYAFPKSLTIYFKEIQKYFSVSYSQTAWVSSVMLASMYAAGPVSSILVNRYGSRPVVMVGGVMVSAGMVLASFGSTIMHLYLCVGVIGGFGLAFNLQPALTIIGTYFHVKRPLANGLAMAGSPVLLFTLAPLNQLLLDSFGWRGSFLILGAILLNCCVAGSLMRPVNKHPQREPQSDSPASNRAAAEEGARGGCLQKFIDVSLFKHRGFLIYLVGNVVMFLGFFAPVVFLAPYARDIGIDEYSAAFLLSIFALVDMFVRPATGLIGNTSCIRPRIQYFFSFAVTFTGVCHLLCPLASGYSGLVIYAVFFGIGFGMVCALLFEVLMDLVGAHRFSSAVGLVTIIECGPVLLGPPISGALVDKFGDYTYMYYACGVLVAVPGIFFFIMNYYNYKKLDEEQRRSVAVEMRSDEEAAQHKIDHDEST